A stretch of the Bacillus sp. FJAT-18017 genome encodes the following:
- a CDS encoding b(o/a)3-type cytochrome-c oxidase subunit 1, whose translation MQETTIQTKVDPRDAKLSMAHFYVAFIALALGGLMGLLQVLVRSGEFKLPWGIDYYQVLTVHGVLLGLVLTTFFIMGFQTAAVSRTAGTFTDKARLTGWIGFWTMTAGTLMAAVMILLNKATVLFTFYAPLMAHPIFYAGLTFVVVGSWICGASNIMGYIRWKRNNPGKTGPLLTFMVVVNTVLWIVATIGVAATVLFQLLPWSLGIVDTVDVLISRTLFWYFGHPLVYFWLLPAYMAWYVIIPKIIGGKIFSDSLARLSFLLFLIFSIPVGFHHQLTEPGIDPTWKFIQVILTFMVIVPSLMTAFSMFATFEKTGRAKGGTGLFGWFKTLPWGDARFTVPFIGMAAFIPAGAGGIINASHQMNQVVHNTIWVTGHFHLTLATTVILTFFGISYWLIPHLTGRKLTKSMNKLAIIQAWVWVVGMTFMSGAMHAAGLLGAPRRSSFSEYGSSAQAAEWIPYQVAQAIGGSILFIGIILVLIIFVNLAFFAPKGEEEFPVAEASDPTEKAPALFENWKVWLGITAVLILFAYTIPLMDIIQQAPEGSKGWVTW comes from the coding sequence ATGCAGGAAACTACCATTCAAACAAAAGTTGACCCTCGCGATGCAAAGCTTTCCATGGCCCATTTTTATGTAGCTTTCATTGCGCTCGCACTTGGCGGCCTGATGGGTCTTCTGCAAGTGCTAGTCCGCTCAGGTGAATTCAAGCTGCCCTGGGGAATTGACTACTACCAAGTTTTGACCGTCCACGGTGTATTGCTTGGCCTAGTTTTGACAACATTCTTCATCATGGGCTTCCAAACGGCAGCAGTGAGCCGGACAGCCGGGACATTTACTGATAAAGCCCGCTTGACTGGCTGGATCGGATTTTGGACAATGACTGCCGGTACACTTATGGCAGCTGTTATGATTTTATTAAATAAAGCGACTGTCCTGTTTACCTTCTATGCACCGCTAATGGCACACCCAATCTTCTATGCCGGCCTGACGTTTGTTGTAGTCGGCAGCTGGATTTGCGGTGCTTCCAATATTATGGGGTATATCAGATGGAAACGGAATAATCCTGGAAAAACCGGTCCTCTATTAACTTTTATGGTTGTGGTCAATACCGTCCTTTGGATTGTTGCAACTATTGGTGTGGCCGCAACGGTACTGTTCCAGCTTCTTCCATGGTCACTTGGGATTGTTGACACTGTGGACGTGCTGATTAGCCGGACGCTGTTCTGGTATTTCGGCCATCCGCTCGTTTACTTCTGGCTCCTTCCTGCCTATATGGCGTGGTATGTGATTATCCCGAAGATTATTGGCGGAAAAATCTTTTCTGATTCGCTTGCAAGATTATCGTTCCTGCTATTCCTGATATTCTCGATCCCGGTCGGATTCCATCACCAGCTCACTGAGCCAGGGATTGACCCAACCTGGAAGTTTATTCAGGTCATTTTAACATTCATGGTTATTGTTCCGTCACTTATGACTGCCTTCTCAATGTTCGCAACCTTTGAAAAAACAGGCCGCGCTAAAGGCGGGACCGGCTTGTTTGGCTGGTTCAAGACGCTTCCTTGGGGAGATGCAAGGTTCACGGTTCCATTCATCGGCATGGCTGCTTTTATACCGGCAGGTGCAGGAGGAATCATCAATGCTTCCCACCAAATGAACCAGGTTGTCCACAATACAATTTGGGTAACTGGTCACTTCCACCTGACTTTGGCTACAACCGTTATCCTTACATTCTTCGGGATTTCGTACTGGCTGATCCCGCATTTGACAGGCAGGAAGCTGACAAAATCAATGAACAAGCTTGCGATTATCCAAGCCTGGGTGTGGGTTGTCGGTATGACCTTCATGTCCGGCGCTATGCATGCAGCAGGGCTTCTGGGAGCACCGCGCCGATCTTCGTTCTCTGAATATGGCAGTTCTGCCCAGGCTGCTGAATGGATTCCTTACCAGGTTGCACAGGCAATCGGCGGCTCTATTCTGTTCATTGGCATTATTCTCGTCTTGATTATCTTTGTTAATTTGGCTTTCTTCGCACCAAAGGGTGAAGAGGAATTCCCGGTTGCAGAAGCAAGCGACCCAACAGAAAAAGCCCCTGCGCTTTTCGAAAACTGGAAGGTTTGGCTTGGCATCACTGCCGTCCTGATTTTGTTTGCTTATACGATTCCGCTTATGGATATTATCCAGCAAGCGCCTGAAGGTTCCAAAGGCTGGGTCACATGGTAA
- a CDS encoding cytochrome b5, which yields MHIHKSEKLWLIFGISILAIFLTTVGVSAFHMGHQPPSAIKTINVEEVRTIAPFDQPGLNKVEGKDWDYELVYVASAFSYNPTKIEVPFGAKVKVIATTTDVIHGFEVAGSNINMMLEPGYISEFVTTFDKLGEFLIVCNEYCGSGHHLMHSTIEVIE from the coding sequence ATGCATATCCATAAATCAGAAAAACTATGGCTCATATTCGGTATTTCAATTCTGGCCATCTTCCTGACGACCGTCGGGGTAAGCGCTTTCCATATGGGACACCAGCCTCCAAGCGCTATAAAGACTATCAACGTTGAAGAAGTCAGGACAATAGCTCCGTTCGACCAGCCTGGCCTTAATAAGGTCGAAGGCAAGGATTGGGACTATGAACTTGTCTATGTCGCTTCCGCTTTTTCCTATAATCCTACGAAAATAGAAGTACCGTTTGGAGCAAAAGTAAAAGTTATCGCAACGACAACGGATGTTATCCATGGCTTTGAGGTTGCCGGATCAAACATCAACATGATGCTCGAGCCTGGCTATATCAGCGAATTCGTTACGACATTCGACAAGCTGGGGGAATTCCTGATTGTCTGCAATGAATATTGCGGGTCCGGACACCATTTAATGCACTCGACAATTGAGGTGATTGAATAA
- a CDS encoding cytochrome c oxidase subunit 2A, whose protein sequence is MAKIESAKTAHKVKHKTAGTDQPLKGTLVSVFLLGLFIIVSWLGVYFLFLDRF, encoded by the coding sequence ATGGCAAAGATAGAATCAGCAAAAACCGCCCATAAGGTAAAACACAAAACCGCTGGCACGGATCAGCCATTGAAAGGGACATTGGTTTCTGTATTTTTATTGGGTTTGTTTATCATCGTTTCGTGGTTAGGCGTTTACTTCTTATTCCTGGATCGCTTTTAA
- a CDS encoding SDR family NAD(P)-dependent oxidoreductase — protein MFLPSFRLDGKRAIVTGAGRGIGRALSSALAEAGADVAILSRTASDLEETAELIHKQGRRALIIPGDVTKREFAVQAIRTVKEEWGGVDILINNAGMNIRSKALDVTDGEWETIMNTNLKSAFMFAQETGRVMKEQGTGGRIISITSVGGHVALRTGVVYAASKAAIIQMTKVLALEWGQYNINVNAIGPWYFKTPLTEKLLADQDYVKDILDVTPLKRVGELPELAGPAIFLASDAGSYVHGQTLFVDGGMTIQGF, from the coding sequence ATGTTTTTACCATCATTTCGCCTGGACGGCAAACGGGCGATTGTTACGGGGGCAGGCAGAGGGATAGGAAGGGCACTCTCATCGGCGCTTGCTGAAGCTGGAGCCGACGTGGCTATCCTATCCAGGACCGCATCTGACCTGGAAGAAACAGCAGAACTTATACATAAGCAAGGAAGAAGAGCGTTAATTATCCCGGGGGATGTGACGAAAAGGGAGTTTGCTGTACAGGCAATCCGCACGGTGAAGGAAGAATGGGGCGGGGTGGATATCCTCATTAACAACGCAGGGATGAACATCCGCTCAAAGGCTCTGGATGTGACAGATGGTGAATGGGAAACTATCATGAACACTAATTTGAAATCAGCCTTTATGTTCGCGCAGGAGACAGGACGCGTAATGAAAGAGCAGGGTACAGGCGGCAGGATTATCTCGATAACATCAGTAGGCGGCCATGTTGCATTAAGAACTGGCGTTGTTTATGCAGCCTCCAAGGCTGCAATCATCCAAATGACAAAAGTGCTGGCGCTAGAATGGGGACAGTACAACATCAATGTGAACGCGATTGGACCTTGGTACTTTAAGACGCCTTTAACTGAAAAACTGCTTGCTGATCAGGATTATGTGAAAGATATCCTTGATGTTACTCCTCTGAAGCGGGTAGGTGAACTGCCTGAACTGGCAGGCCCTGCTATTTTTCTTGCTTCGGACGCAGGAAGCTATGTACATGGGCAGACGTTGTTTGTTGATGGCGGGATGACAATCCAGGGATTTTAG
- a CDS encoding type III polyketide synthase: MPAVLSVAEALPPFKVEQERAVEFAREMFSDTYKDIERLLKAFQNGQIESRRFAKDIEWFKQDRGFAERNDAFIESAVQLGSEAIARCLDNSTFLRRAVDYSEIEAIFFVTTTGLATPSIDARIMNKLPFSPHTKRIPIWGLGCAGGAAGLSRAYEYCLAFPKSKVLVLSVELCSLTFQKNDRSKSNLIGTSLFADGVSCALICGDEVTSLHNGSVPEIIGTHSTLMPDSLDVMGWDIKNEGLYVIFSRDIPTIIEGWLKPNVTAFLDEQGVSLGDLRHFIAHPGGKKVLDAYVASLGLEPSMTSISADVLRHYGNMSSATILYVLRRHMELQPSAGELGLAAALGPGFSSELLLVRWKE; this comes from the coding sequence ATGCCAGCAGTCTTATCAGTAGCCGAGGCCTTGCCTCCTTTCAAAGTGGAACAAGAGAGAGCCGTTGAGTTTGCCAGAGAAATGTTCTCTGATACCTACAAGGACATTGAGCGCCTATTGAAAGCTTTTCAGAATGGGCAAATCGAAAGCAGAAGATTTGCTAAAGATATAGAATGGTTCAAACAGGATCGCGGCTTCGCGGAGCGGAATGACGCCTTCATTGAATCAGCAGTGCAATTAGGCAGCGAGGCAATTGCACGCTGTCTCGACAACTCCACATTTCTTAGGCGTGCTGTGGATTATAGTGAAATCGAAGCAATTTTCTTCGTAACTACTACCGGGCTTGCAACGCCGAGTATTGATGCGAGAATCATGAACAAATTGCCGTTTTCGCCCCATACGAAGAGAATACCGATTTGGGGACTTGGATGCGCTGGCGGTGCCGCGGGTTTGTCAAGGGCGTATGAGTATTGCCTTGCCTTTCCAAAATCTAAGGTTCTTGTCCTAAGTGTTGAGCTCTGCAGCTTGACCTTTCAAAAAAATGATCGCTCCAAGAGCAACCTGATCGGGACATCCCTATTTGCCGACGGGGTCAGCTGTGCACTTATTTGTGGAGATGAAGTAACTAGTTTACACAATGGAAGTGTCCCTGAAATAATTGGAACGCACTCGACACTTATGCCTGATTCTCTGGATGTGATGGGCTGGGATATTAAAAACGAAGGGCTTTATGTAATTTTTTCCCGTGACATTCCGACGATCATTGAAGGATGGCTAAAGCCGAATGTTACAGCGTTTTTGGACGAGCAGGGAGTGAGCCTGGGAGACCTCCGTCACTTTATCGCGCACCCTGGCGGAAAAAAAGTCCTCGATGCATATGTTGCTTCTTTAGGCCTTGAACCGTCGATGACCAGCATTTCAGCCGATGTGCTCCGGCATTATGGAAATATGTCGTCTGCTACCATCCTTTATGTTTTACGCAGGCATATGGAACTGCAGCCAAGTGCGGGGGAACTTGGCCTTGCTGCCGCCCTTGGGCCGGGCTTCAGTTCTGAGCTTCTTTTGGTGAGGTGGAAGGAATGA
- a CDS encoding isoprenylcysteine carboxyl methyltransferase family protein, which yields MILFIAIMSVVIVQRLLELTIARRNEKWMKEKGAIEFGNGHYPWMVLMHIAFFVSLIAEVLIFKRGLSPLWPLFLLLFLLAQAGRIWALASLGKYWNTKIIVLPGAEVVQKGPYRFIRHPNYLIVAVELLTLPLIFQAYYTAILFMALNFMMMSVRIPAEEAALKKLTEYEREKGRQSRFIPQMLKKFDN from the coding sequence ATGATACTGTTTATTGCGATTATGTCAGTCGTCATCGTCCAGCGTCTTCTGGAGCTCACTATTGCACGCAGGAATGAAAAGTGGATGAAGGAAAAAGGAGCAATTGAATTCGGCAATGGTCACTATCCTTGGATGGTATTGATGCATATTGCTTTTTTTGTTTCGCTGATAGCCGAAGTCCTTATTTTTAAGCGGGGGCTCTCACCTCTTTGGCCGTTATTCTTATTGTTGTTTCTGCTGGCGCAGGCAGGGAGGATTTGGGCGCTTGCATCATTGGGGAAGTACTGGAATACAAAGATCATTGTCCTTCCCGGGGCTGAGGTTGTCCAAAAAGGGCCGTATCGGTTTATCCGCCACCCTAATTATCTGATTGTTGCGGTGGAGCTGCTGACTCTGCCACTCATTTTTCAGGCGTATTATACAGCAATTTTGTTTATGGCTCTGAATTTTATGATGATGTCAGTCAGGATTCCAGCCGAGGAAGCAGCATTGAAGAAGCTGACCGAGTATGAGCGGGAGAAGGGAAGGCAGAGTAGATTTATTCCTCAAATGTTAAAGAAGTTTGACAATTGA
- a CDS encoding dynamin family protein: protein MVQTKYQQDSLPAIKGVLARLYLYLKEHGDTESAQKIRQLATKYEAKENVIAFCGHFSAGKSSMINKLAGADILPSSPIPTSANLVKIKSGADYAKVYFKTGMPWMYMAPYDYGVVKSHAMDGDEIDQIEISSSTITLPANGAILDTPGIDSADDAHRIATESALHLADLIFYVMDYNHVQSEVNFLFTKELTEAGKEVYLVVNQIDKHRDEELSFEAFKNSVLSSFQSWGVRPAGIFYTSLRDSLHTGNEYPQLELLAHEKLQLDEQVFEKSTRASIEKLVSQYLNKLSENQEEERTRLAEILSPVTDIDSLEQQVSKVKGQLEASSAKTELTLRDLDQHMNKILENAYLMPFETRELARLFLESTQPGFKVGLLFSTGKTNAEKTARREAFFNDVNGRAKEQVEWHIRELLQNILKENEIRDEHLHSLARNFSIGITEDLIEKPLKSGALVTGDYLLNYTDGVSSEIKRAARNAVHTFKKDLGEFLDKQVKKETSILEAEVARLSVILEAKHKLDSLDETIRKSKSDLTELLNNRPAEDLKVEVFEREDEDVRIIRGEVPLESEAKDNDDIAPAAERNEEKPNKRTVNAENVAMKLKKGAGLVVSLPGFAHLAKELGDRASRLENRAYTVALFGAFSAGKSSFANALIGETVLPVSPNPTTAAICRIKPVTAENAHGKVVIQMKESASLLDDVNRALKSYEFRADSLEEAAERISQLQSVPFNGDAAEKANLAFLNAFNTGFAEAADKLGNRLTTGYEEFKDYVAREEKSCFVEWIDLHFDCELTRKGITLVDTPGADSINARHTGVAFDYIKNADAILFVTYYNHAFSRADREFLIQLGRVKEVFELDKMFFIVNAIDLAKDEEEKQHVLSYVKGQLEAYGIRNPHLNPVSSLLGLKEKLGSLDTAESGLPQFEEDFYRFISEGLSGMAAASAEKEFQRIKGMVSKLVQSAKLDKTMTEEKIKELHKIKQDLSGLLAKQSPAGLEQRVTQEAEELVHYVKQRVFLRFGDFFKESFNPSAINANRNIKHALKAALEELLESLGHDLAQEMRATGLRIEKFTVKAILDFMAGLEEDAGGLCEGLTFGTVNLREPAGIEFPRGFVSVETSRFNRQLALFKNPKDFFEKNGKQIMQDELNTLLSVEADAYLEAESARLNEYCAKLVSDWFATMIEEASEQAEDYINGLLEVYGGSFDAEKLEAVLRQLEEIAS from the coding sequence ATGGTTCAGACGAAATATCAACAGGATTCGCTACCGGCGATAAAAGGGGTTTTAGCCCGTCTATACCTCTATTTGAAAGAACACGGCGATACCGAAAGTGCACAAAAGATAAGACAGCTTGCAACAAAATATGAAGCTAAGGAAAATGTTATTGCATTTTGCGGGCATTTCTCCGCAGGAAAATCTTCGATGATCAACAAGCTTGCTGGAGCAGATATTTTGCCATCAAGCCCGATACCAACAAGCGCAAACCTGGTCAAAATAAAATCCGGCGCTGACTATGCGAAGGTTTATTTTAAAACGGGCATGCCCTGGATGTACATGGCTCCTTATGACTATGGTGTCGTAAAAAGCCATGCAATGGATGGCGATGAAATTGACCAGATTGAAATAAGCAGCTCGACAATCACGCTTCCAGCTAATGGCGCCATTCTTGACACACCAGGGATTGATTCCGCAGACGATGCCCACCGGATTGCGACCGAGTCGGCTCTTCACCTAGCTGACTTGATTTTCTATGTCATGGATTACAATCATGTTCAGTCGGAAGTGAATTTTCTTTTTACAAAAGAGCTTACCGAAGCAGGGAAAGAAGTTTATCTGGTCGTCAATCAGATCGATAAGCACCGCGATGAAGAATTGAGTTTTGAAGCTTTTAAAAATAGTGTCCTGTCATCGTTCCAATCGTGGGGTGTCCGCCCGGCAGGAATCTTTTATACGTCGCTAAGGGACTCGCTGCACACTGGAAACGAATATCCACAATTAGAGCTGCTAGCGCACGAAAAACTTCAGCTGGATGAGCAGGTATTTGAGAAATCAACGCGCGCTTCAATTGAAAAGCTTGTCAGCCAATATCTCAACAAGCTATCTGAAAACCAGGAGGAAGAGCGTACGAGGCTTGCGGAGATTCTCTCGCCAGTTACAGATATCGACAGCCTTGAGCAGCAAGTATCTAAAGTGAAAGGCCAGCTTGAAGCAAGTTCTGCTAAAACGGAACTGACTCTGAGAGACCTGGATCAACACATGAACAAAATTTTGGAAAATGCATATTTGATGCCTTTTGAAACGAGGGAGCTGGCACGTTTATTTTTGGAATCAACCCAGCCAGGATTCAAAGTAGGCTTACTTTTCTCAACAGGAAAAACAAATGCGGAAAAGACGGCGCGGCGCGAAGCTTTTTTCAATGATGTTAACGGCAGGGCGAAGGAGCAGGTTGAATGGCATATCCGAGAACTGCTTCAAAACATTCTAAAGGAAAATGAAATCCGCGATGAGCATCTTCATTCGCTGGCTAGGAATTTTTCGATAGGGATAACGGAGGATTTAATTGAAAAGCCGCTAAAGAGCGGCGCCCTTGTTACCGGCGATTATTTATTGAATTATACGGACGGGGTTTCGTCCGAGATCAAGAGAGCAGCCAGGAATGCTGTTCATACATTCAAGAAGGATTTAGGTGAGTTCCTGGATAAACAGGTGAAAAAGGAAACTTCAATCCTTGAAGCGGAGGTGGCGAGGCTTTCTGTAATACTAGAAGCGAAGCACAAGCTCGACTCTCTTGATGAAACGATTCGGAAATCCAAATCAGATTTAACAGAGCTTCTGAACAACCGCCCGGCTGAGGACCTGAAGGTAGAGGTTTTTGAAAGAGAAGACGAAGATGTCCGGATTATTCGCGGTGAGGTGCCTTTGGAATCAGAAGCTAAAGATAACGACGATATAGCACCTGCTGCTGAACGTAATGAGGAAAAACCTAATAAAAGGACAGTCAACGCTGAGAATGTTGCAATGAAACTAAAAAAAGGCGCTGGGCTCGTTGTGTCGCTTCCGGGGTTTGCACACCTTGCGAAAGAGCTTGGAGACAGGGCATCACGCCTGGAAAACAGGGCTTACACCGTTGCCTTATTCGGTGCATTCAGCGCCGGCAAATCCTCATTTGCGAACGCGCTTATCGGTGAGACAGTCCTTCCGGTTTCACCGAACCCAACAACGGCAGCGATTTGTCGGATTAAGCCTGTCACAGCAGAGAATGCACATGGTAAAGTGGTCATTCAGATGAAGGAAAGCGCCAGTCTCCTCGACGATGTAAACCGTGCGTTGAAATCATATGAGTTCAGAGCTGATAGCCTGGAGGAAGCAGCTGAACGAATAAGTCAGTTGCAAAGCGTGCCTTTCAACGGAGATGCTGCCGAGAAAGCGAATCTCGCATTCCTGAACGCCTTCAACACCGGCTTTGCTGAAGCAGCTGATAAGCTGGGAAACCGGCTTACTACAGGGTACGAGGAGTTCAAGGATTATGTTGCACGTGAAGAGAAGTCTTGCTTTGTCGAGTGGATTGACCTCCATTTTGATTGCGAGCTCACCCGAAAAGGAATTACTCTTGTTGATACCCCTGGGGCCGACTCAATCAATGCCAGGCATACAGGAGTCGCCTTTGATTATATAAAAAACGCAGATGCGATATTGTTTGTTACCTATTACAACCACGCTTTTTCCCGGGCTGACCGTGAATTTCTTATTCAGCTCGGCCGGGTTAAGGAAGTATTCGAGCTTGATAAAATGTTCTTCATCGTCAATGCCATTGACCTGGCTAAGGATGAGGAAGAAAAACAGCATGTCCTTTCCTATGTCAAAGGTCAGCTTGAAGCATACGGAATCCGCAATCCCCACCTAAATCCTGTCTCCAGTCTGCTTGGCTTGAAAGAGAAGCTGGGAAGTTTGGATACAGCCGAATCTGGTTTGCCGCAGTTTGAGGAAGACTTCTATCGATTTATTTCAGAAGGGCTTTCCGGCATGGCGGCAGCTTCAGCTGAAAAAGAGTTCCAGCGGATCAAGGGAATGGTTTCGAAACTTGTCCAATCCGCAAAACTGGATAAAACCATGACAGAAGAAAAAATTAAAGAACTCCACAAAATCAAGCAAGACCTTTCCGGCTTGCTAGCAAAGCAATCACCCGCCGGACTCGAGCAAAGAGTCACCCAGGAGGCGGAGGAACTCGTTCATTACGTAAAGCAGAGGGTGTTCTTGCGTTTCGGCGACTTTTTCAAGGAATCATTCAATCCATCTGCCATCAATGCCAATCGAAATATAAAACATGCGTTAAAGGCGGCATTAGAGGAACTGCTTGAAAGCCTTGGGCACGACCTTGCCCAGGAAATGCGGGCGACCGGGCTGAGGATTGAAAAGTTCACTGTGAAAGCGATTCTCGACTTTATGGCTGGCCTGGAAGAGGATGCGGGGGGATTATGCGAGGGTTTGACCTTTGGGACCGTGAACCTGCGGGAACCGGCTGGTATTGAGTTTCCGCGGGGATTTGTTTCGGTTGAGACTAGCCGTTTCAACCGCCAATTGGCACTATTCAAAAATCCTAAGGATTTCTTTGAGAAAAATGGCAAACAAATCATGCAGGACGAATTGAATACGTTGTTGTCCGTTGAAGCTGATGCCTATCTCGAAGCAGAATCCGCAAGGCTAAATGAATACTGTGCCAAACTTGTTTCGGACTGGTTTGCTACAATGATTGAAGAAGCTTCAGAACAGGCCGAAGATTATATAAACGGGCTCCTTGAAGTGTATGGAGGCAGCTTTGATGCAGAGAAACTTGAAGCTGTATTAAGGCAGCTTGAGGAAATTGCTTCTTAA
- a CDS encoding 5'-3' exonuclease, with product MLVDGMALLFRAFYATSVTGQFMINSKGMPTNGVQGFLKHMLMAVSEFSPTHLAVCWDMGSKTFRSELFDGYKANRGEAPVELIPQFDLAKEVVEAFDIPNIGLVGYEADDCIGTIARQLSGTMPVSILTGDRDILQLLDEQVSVILLKKGFGNYLVHTPQTFYDECGLIPRQMIDLKALMGDPSDNYPGVKGIGEKTALKLLLEHGHIEGILENLEKLSKSHKSKIEQDLEMLHLSRRLAEIDCNVPVLCDIDSALFKPDRQKVESMLTETGIRGVSKMIPFDPEPVY from the coding sequence ATGCTCGTTGATGGCATGGCCCTCTTATTTAGGGCGTTTTATGCCACATCGGTTACGGGCCAGTTTATGATCAATTCAAAAGGAATGCCTACTAACGGGGTACAGGGCTTCCTGAAGCATATGCTGATGGCTGTCTCGGAGTTCAGTCCCACTCATTTGGCTGTTTGCTGGGACATGGGATCCAAAACCTTCCGATCTGAGCTGTTTGATGGCTATAAGGCAAATAGAGGAGAAGCGCCTGTTGAACTAATTCCTCAGTTTGACCTTGCTAAAGAAGTTGTCGAGGCTTTCGATATCCCGAATATCGGTCTGGTTGGGTACGAAGCGGACGACTGTATTGGTACAATTGCCCGGCAGCTTAGCGGAACTATGCCCGTTTCGATTTTGACAGGTGACCGTGATATCTTGCAGTTACTCGATGAACAAGTTTCTGTTATTTTACTCAAAAAGGGCTTCGGAAATTACCTTGTCCATACTCCTCAAACATTTTATGATGAATGCGGGCTTATTCCTCGCCAGATGATTGACTTGAAGGCGCTGATGGGTGATCCGAGTGACAATTATCCAGGAGTTAAGGGAATAGGTGAAAAGACAGCTTTGAAGCTATTGCTTGAGCATGGCCACATAGAAGGCATTCTTGAAAACCTTGAGAAGCTTTCAAAGTCACACAAATCGAAAATTGAGCAGGACCTTGAGATGCTTCATCTCTCAAGAAGGCTTGCCGAAATTGATTGCAATGTCCCTGTCCTTTGCGATATCGACTCAGCTCTGTTTAAACCAGACAGGCAAAAGGTTGAATCCATGTTAACTGAAACCGGAATTCGCGGTGTTTCCAAAATGATTCCATTTGATCCGGAACCGGTGTATTAA
- the sspL gene encoding small, acid-soluble spore protein L — translation MSKNNSNRGTKAPGVNPQGFGQDADFTPAPKSQLENNAKKSNTKR, via the coding sequence ATGAGCAAAAATAACTCAAACCGCGGGACTAAAGCCCCAGGTGTAAATCCGCAGGGTTTCGGCCAGGATGCCGACTTCACTCCTGCTCCGAAAAGCCAGCTTGAAAACAACGCGAAGAAAAGCAATACAAAACGATAA
- a CDS encoding divergent PAP2 family protein, with product MNKGVIVSLLSIGLAQGLKIPIHYAKKREWRPELFFQTGGMPSSHSAGVSSLTTFIALKRGVPTVDFALSLVYGLIVMYDAQGIRRQTGELTLQVNSLGELVDKIHDEDAKVEFVEKTPKKLKEMLGHKPEEVLGGAALGILMGYVGHVLTKNDGTMSDFTLQINRERKNTAKGER from the coding sequence ATGAATAAAGGCGTAATCGTATCCCTGCTAAGCATTGGGTTGGCGCAGGGCTTGAAAATACCTATCCACTATGCAAAGAAGAGAGAATGGCGTCCGGAATTATTTTTCCAAACTGGCGGGATGCCAAGTTCACACTCGGCTGGAGTCTCTTCACTGACAACATTCATTGCTTTAAAAAGAGGAGTTCCAACAGTCGATTTTGCTCTTTCCCTCGTGTATGGGCTGATTGTTATGTACGATGCCCAGGGAATCAGAAGGCAAACCGGGGAATTGACGTTGCAGGTGAACTCTCTTGGTGAGTTGGTTGATAAAATCCATGATGAAGATGCAAAAGTTGAGTTTGTGGAAAAAACACCGAAAAAGTTAAAAGAAATGCTGGGCCATAAGCCCGAGGAAGTGCTTGGAGGTGCAGCACTCGGGATCCTGATGGGATATGTCGGTCACGTTTTGACAAAAAACGATGGAACGATGTCTGATTTTACTTTACAGATCAACCGGGAAAGAAAGAACACAGCTAAAGGTGAGAGATGA
- a CDS encoding DUF6123 family protein → MGVNVQTLDSFLQGLQSKGFQFQEDAVGFIYFGKLYTNASDELAIAAVELTLKVQFSFEGSFYVSLLETLVANKVKTRKAALKFVKDNQLLAI, encoded by the coding sequence ATGGGTGTGAACGTGCAGACGCTTGATAGTTTTCTGCAAGGTTTGCAGAGCAAGGGATTTCAATTTCAGGAGGACGCAGTCGGATTCATTTATTTTGGGAAACTTTATACGAATGCGAGCGATGAACTTGCGATTGCTGCCGTTGAACTCACGCTGAAGGTCCAATTCAGCTTCGAGGGGAGTTTTTATGTTTCCCTGCTGGAAACACTTGTTGCAAATAAGGTTAAAACACGTAAAGCAGCTCTGAAATTTGTAAAAGATAACCAGCTGCTTGCCATTTAA